One genomic segment of Brassica napus cultivar Da-Ae chromosome A3, Da-Ae, whole genome shotgun sequence includes these proteins:
- the LOC106443223 gene encoding hyccin, which translates to MSESASSHDSPPAPTIAGDSQTTAANESDTNAKCQTAIQSLSSIVTTTTIPSTISLLLDDAAVSAAISSLLQRPDSGAGDNNLCRWLYDTFQSTEPSLHLLVLRFVPLIAGLYLSRVPLRQPQAGFEAVLLALYAHETTSRAGQAVTVNIPDLSHPSIYHESKGPAKNNSTCLNIAVVSSTLDPHGTVRSTRRARIVGVALELYYSEISRMPRESKLDFCEACEKWAGQNGETRAGVVPEEEESVAVARSEKDGGRIPLPWELVQPMMRILGHCLMGMKVEDREVKEAASKACQSLYLRALHDINPKAILAAGSLLRLREMALDPKNQIDHTEISNDNVLSV; encoded by the exons ATGTCTGAATCTGCCTCCAGCCATGACTCTCCACCAGCTCCGACGATCGCCGGAGACTCACAAACCACCGCGGCTAACGAATCGGATACCAATGCGAAATGTCAAACAGCTATACAATCCTTATCCTCCATCGTCACAACCACAACCATCCCTTCCACAATCTCCCTCCTCCTCGATGACGCCGCCGTCTCCGCCGCCATCTCATCTCTTCTCCAACGTCCCGACTCAGGCGCAGGCGACAACAACCTCTGCCGCTGGCTCTACGACACCTTCCAATCCACGGAACCTTCCCTCCACCTCCTCGTCCTCCGTTTCGTTCCCCTGATCGCCGGCCTCTACCTCTCCCGCGTCCCTCTCCGCCAACCCCAAGCCGGATTCGAAGCCGTCCTACTCGCTCTCTACGCGCACGAGACAACCTCACGCGCCGGACAGGCCGTAACCGTCAACATCCCCGATCTCTCCCACCCCAGCATCTACCACGAGTCCAAAGGCCCCGCGAAGAACAACTCCACGTGTCTCAACATCGCCGTCGTCTCCTCGACGCTTGATCCACACG GTACGGTGAGATCCACGCGCAGGGCGAGGATCGTTGGCGTCGCGCTGGAGCTTTACTACAGCGAGATCTCGAGGATGCCTCGCGAGTCCAAGCTCGATTTCTGCGAGGCCTGCGAGAAATGGGCTGGGCAAAACGGAGAGACGCGAGCTGGGGTGGTCCCtgaggaagaagagagtgtGGCAGTCGCGAGATCTGAGAAAGACGGTGGACGGATTCCTCTGCCGTGGGAGCTTGTGCAGCCGATGATGAGGATCTTGGGGCATTGCTTGATGGGGATGAAGGTGGAAGATAGGGAAGTGAAGGAGGCGGCGAGTAAAGCTTGTCAGAGTTTGTATCTCAGAGCACTGCATGATATTAACCCTAAGGCGATTCTGGCTGCTGGGAGTCTTCTCCGGTTAAGGGAGATGGCTCTTGATCCCAAGAACCAGATTGATCACACTGAGATATCAAACGACAACGTTTTGTCTGTTTGA